A DNA window from bacterium contains the following coding sequences:
- a CDS encoding cytochrome P450 has protein sequence MTNPASSDPAPLVDMTDPELWRQPGAHFTPWFGDGIRAGRVPAMDSIMLFHHADVRDALCDSRLGAMGTRAFESMGWESGPFVDWMRNNVVALDPPAHTRLRSLVSHAFTPRRVAKMDAMARGVAHELADAMAEAGEVDFYAAFAQRFPLNIICSLLGIPDVDHAQMQRWTEAINVATGIPRPSARAAADEAVAGIVDYVNRLINERRKKPAEDLLSGLIRSRDDGEKMSAEELPAMVIQLLVAGHETTRNLIGNGLYTLLRNPAQLARLRQNPERVGNAVEETIRFEPSLIWVARTAREDLELAGFEVKRDRLVLLNLAAANRDPLVHPEPEKFDIDRENIQVLSFGMGTHYCIGANLARLEGQIAFEVLLERFSKIEFIGDPPEFAAYTALRTLESLNLRVTPS, from the coding sequence CAGCTCCGCTCGTCGACATGACCGATCCCGAACTCTGGCGTCAGCCCGGAGCCCACTTTACGCCCTGGTTTGGCGATGGGATTCGAGCGGGACGCGTCCCGGCCATGGACTCGATCATGCTCTTCCACCACGCCGACGTGCGCGATGCGTTGTGTGATTCGCGTCTCGGCGCCATGGGTACCCGAGCCTTTGAATCCATGGGATGGGAGTCCGGCCCCTTCGTCGACTGGATGCGAAACAACGTCGTCGCACTGGACCCACCGGCACACACTCGCTTGCGTTCTCTGGTGAGTCACGCCTTCACGCCGCGGCGCGTCGCCAAGATGGATGCAATGGCAAGAGGCGTCGCCCACGAACTCGCCGATGCGATGGCCGAAGCGGGCGAAGTCGATTTCTACGCCGCCTTCGCACAGCGCTTCCCCCTCAACATCATCTGCTCGTTGCTCGGCATTCCCGATGTCGATCACGCACAGATGCAGCGCTGGACCGAAGCGATCAATGTGGCCACGGGAATTCCGCGGCCCTCGGCTCGCGCCGCCGCAGACGAAGCAGTCGCGGGCATCGTCGACTACGTGAACCGCTTGATCAACGAGCGGCGCAAGAAACCCGCCGAAGACCTCCTGAGCGGATTGATCCGCTCGAGAGACGATGGCGAGAAAATGAGTGCCGAAGAACTCCCGGCAATGGTGATCCAGCTACTGGTCGCGGGACACGAGACCACGCGCAATCTGATCGGCAACGGGCTGTACACCCTGCTTCGCAACCCCGCTCAACTGGCGCGCCTGCGACAGAATCCGGAAAGGGTTGGCAATGCCGTCGAGGAAACGATTCGCTTCGAGCCCTCGCTGATCTGGGTCGCTCGCACGGCCCGCGAGGACCTGGAACTCGCAGGCTTCGAGGTCAAGCGGGACCGACTCGTCCTGTTGAACCTCGCCGCCGCCAATCGCGATCCCCTGGTTCATCCCGAACCCGAGAAATTCGACATCGATCGAGAGAACATCCAGGTGCTGTCGTTCGGAATGGGCACGCACTACTGCATCGGAGCCAACCTCGCCCGCCTCGAAGGCCAGATCGCCTTCGAAGTCTTGCTGGAGCGTTTCTCGAAAATCGAGTTCATCGGCGATCCGCCAGAGTTCGCGGCCTACACCGCATTGCGAACGCTCGAATCACTGAATCTGCGCGTCACCCCGTCCTGA